The Lolium rigidum isolate FL_2022 chromosome 1, APGP_CSIRO_Lrig_0.1, whole genome shotgun sequence region ATCTGCCATAAAAAGTAAACGATGTGTCCATGTTACAACTCACAGCATGATCCTTTTTAGGGGTTAGAGATGTACCTTTTCTCGCTAAGTTTTGTTGTTGTACTTGTGATTTCCTGATGGAGGAGCTCTAATGTCTGTAAATCATGAACGATGACAAAAAAAGTCAGAATTACAAGCTTACAGACGTGATGTATGATGCTCTATTGTCTGAAATGTTATTCAAAAAATGCATGCAAAAAAATATAAGGTGAACCATGGTGTTGCAACTTGCAAGATTATCAAAATTCTAAAAACTTAACTAATCTCTGGATACCACGACCAAAGGGTGGAAATTCAGCATTTGTGGAAAAGATAGACAAAGCAGGAATATTAAGATTCCACCGAGTAAAAACATGGTCAGATATTCTATAACAGGTCTCTTCAATGAACACCTTTATAACTTACCAAGTATACAATTTATTTTACTCCAGATAAAACAAATCATAAATTTGGCAAGAAAAAATCACTCAAAACATGCACAGTCCCTCGTGGACTTGGTACTGCCGTGGGAATTATCAGCCCACAAGACAAACATATGCCTCAAGATAAAATGGAGCATGGACCACGTCGAATGAAATGGTGTGAGTATTTTAAAAGGACAAGAAATTTATCTTGTCAACAAATACCAAAGGAAAGTAATATCTTCAAGTATACACTTGCTTGTATTGAGATAACGTATTGTAAATAACCGGTCCAAGAAACAACAATTGAGAAAAAAAATGCATTTTATAATATTTATTTGCAGGGAAAAAAAGCTGGACCTGGTCTCTTTTATCACTAAAACAGAAGTTGCTAACAAGCTGGCTACTACAATCATATCAACATGGATGGGCTTTCTAGGACTGGGTACCAACTTGGAAGTTTGGAACCCAAATCGGAACTGACATTAGCTGCCAATTAGTTGTAAAGATAAATCCTGCAATAGTGAGCACAAGTGAACACACATCAAGCTAGAAATTTGGTACCAAGATGCTGGTTGGAACAGTTCAGCCATGGAATCTTAAATCCGAGTATGTGTACCCCACTACGGTATTGCACTGAGAACTTTCATATATACAATACTAAAACATAAATGCAACAACTATATAGCCATACCAGCTTCCACGCAATGATGGCATGGAGAGGTAAATGGAGAGACCCTGTGTCGGTCCTGGCATGCTAGGACTCTGTCACTATCATTTATAAGACCCCATTTATTCATTTATAAGGCACCCCTTTTACTGGTAACACAGAACTAAACTACAAGGATATCCAAATATCACACTCGTTGTCATTGGGTCGATTTTAACTTAGCCTGCTATTTGTGCCTTTAATGCTACAGATTAGAAAATGAATGATTTGGGATGCCGAATACCAATACCAGGATTACATTTGAGTATTCGATCATCCAGCGAATTGGCACTGAAGTTCCAACACTTGGTTATGGAAGCAGCAAATGCACACCAACTGGGACAAAATTTTGAACTCCAGAACCTATTATAGAAGAGCCAACctccacacaaaaaaaaaaacatcagatTCATAACTACCATTGTAAGATAAATGTCCTGCCTTATAGTGTGTCCTTTTTGGAAATTGCGAGGGAGACGCGCTCATGCCGCCTCCTTAACACAAACTTCCAACCTGCAGGGACCAGGGATATGGGAAAATCTTACAAAGTTCCTACTAACGCGCACCAGGATCCGAACCCTAATGGATGGGAGTCGTGTCCTCCCAACTTCACCACCGCAGCTAAAATTGTTTTCCCACTTGTACCAAATCCTGACTATTCACTCACTAAATACGGTTCAACGTATCATTGCCCATCCTCCAAAAAAAATTGCGGTTCAACCAACAAGCCAGAACAAAGGAATGTCATCAAATTCCTTACGGCTTAGGTGCACATATTTCCAGGATAGCAAACCCTGCGAGAGCTAGAACAAACAAATTTCGGGCACTGACCTGCTTCAGCGTGGCGCACTCCATCTCGAGTGCGGCGATCCTACCCTGcttctcgaccatctccacacagACCTGCGCCCTCGCCTTGGCAAGGTGTTCGGCCTCGTCGCTGACCTGCTTCGCCTGCGCCCTCACTGCCCAAACACCAACACCGGCAGACATCATTAACCCAGGCAAGGCAAAATCAGCAGAGCGAATGGAGCGCGAGGAAACAAGGGACATCCGAACCTAAGGCAGTGTCGCTGTCGTGGGCATCGATGGCCGTGCGCTGCCGCTGCTCGTCCGCCGACCGCTTCGCTGCTTCCTCTTCCAGATCTGCAGCCCGGCGGCACAaccatcgccggcggcggcggcggcgacggaggaaTCAGATGGACTTGCTGGGTGGGATGTGACGGGGGATCTGGTAGCGCAGGACGAGGACGAACCGTTCATGTAGCAGCGGAGGGTCTTCATGTTCGCCAGGTACTCCTCCATTGCTGCCGGCGGGAGTGGTGGCGGTGGATCGAAATGGAATGTAgacagcggcgacggcgagtCTTCGAGGAATTGGTGGAGTGGGAGAGACGAGCAGGGGCAGCGAGGAGGGTTTACGGCCGCAAGAGCAGAGATGGACGGGGCCACAGCGGAGAGTTTCAAAGTTTCAATATCCAAAAAGAGCACCCCGGAACATTCTGGACATGTTTTCGTTGCCCGTAAAATTTCAAACATAAATCTCTAGAATACAACTTGTTTGGTCTTAGAGTGCATTGGGAACTAGTGGGATAGTACTCTAAAATATTGAGTGAAACCTCTTTTGTTACCCAATTTTCACAAAACCTTATCTCCAATCCACTAAGTAGGGTAGAGGTATTGACGATTGCGAAAAATAcacaaaaatttagaaaaaaatggaATGAGCAAGGATTAAACTCACTCATACTCTACACCAAACATACATTGAGAATAAATGTGGATTTGAATGTTGGTGGAAATTATCTCCACTAATCTCGCTTAAACCCCCATGCCAAGTATGGCCTAATGTGTGTTAATTTCATCACTCATGAACTCCGTGCCCCACTATGGCATGTACTACTCTGCTTTGTCTTAGGCTCGAACCACTTCTCAATTATGTTATTCCCGCTTTAGCCCGTCCTTGTAAATAATTAAAGGCATCTTCAACAGAATGACGCAATTTGACGCTTAAAATGGTCACGCACTGTTTGCGTCGGTCCGTGAACACAAAAATAGTTATTTTGattgcgcgtccgtttgcgtctatgGGTACCCCCAGCAGCCCGATGCACATATTTTtacctatttttttcttttctcatttAACCATAGATAGAAACATTATACAAACTACCacatagtttgaaacatggttCAAAAATTGCAAAATAAGAAAACCTAAATAGTGTTGGCCTCGCGGATTTCGTGCTTTCGCTGCCAAGTAAGAATTCTCTCGGACACCCAGTCGCCCAAACTAGAAAATCCAAATGGGTTTTGTGTGCCTTATTgatcaccgtagtacaattcaatatgtatttgagtgtcgaacccacgagaagatgaaggtaaactatctattctctaaagtcATATAACCCtattctatgcaaagctaggagataCGGTGTGTGTGTGAAGTGATTTTTACTATAAACTATAAGTGCTGAAAATAAAATACACGAAGTAAAATTAATGCAAGATAAGTAAAGTGCAGTAAAGTAAAGTGAGATGAGGTGTGGAGTACCTCAAGGGAGTAATTGTCTTGGCAaattactatttcatttggttggttgtcacaattagtgatgCATAAAGATAATcttttttattgtttcttctaaGGGGGAGCCATGAATAGGTGCAACCATATACATGAGCATATACACCCCATTGATCCCAAGGCCAATTAAGTGCAAACAAggaaattattaagacataaaaatCCAACCACCGCATTTAGATCTAAGGTCCCCATGATAATACCCctgttgattaaccatgaattaatacaacatgtaTCTCTAAGACTTGGGATTCGGTTTCTGTCAAACTCTGGCtatccctcatcctatcaacatgcaacggtgacaaccttgTGCATCCCCCAACATATCTGTGCACTCATATGTTAGaacaacaagatcatcataaaagATAACATATatttgtatgcaaccaacaatgaactatataacaattgccaagaacaagtcacaactcaaacatcaacatagagatacaatataTTATGgaaaaacaatatattgcatcatacatcatgtttacCAAGAGATTACAAAGGTTAGATGGAGATGGTGCAGAGGGTGTTgatagagatgatgatgatgaccacaccggagggggttggagtccaccggaggcgattccAGCAACGTTTACCCCTCCAATCtccagcggcggcggcctgctgactctctatttatgtgtttttgatctccGCCGTCATAGCCTCGAGGAAGCCCTGGGGGGTCGTATATatagggtttttaggtcaaacgaaGTCCGTGAGCGCGAGATTGAGGCGAATCGGACGGATGAGGGAGAAAGACACCTGGTGGCGCGCCCATAGGGGGGCCACAAGACCTCTTTCCTAGCATGTTGACCTCCTGATGTcccactttagctcattttgttTGCATCTAAATTTTCGAAGCGTgcccctgaccttgccctttttcgagttccatagcccttggagagtcAAAAGTACTAACATAAAGTTTTTTCTGCCAGATAGAGTTAGAACCAgaggagaggggattgtttagaaatccccaaaaacaatataaaatataaaaataacatttataagatgcaaatatgtggtaatatgtggcaataagtgcaaagtttatgtatgcattttatatgcatcaacatccccaagcttaacgtaTGCTTGTCCTCgcgcataaaggtgataaaactaacatgaactttgaaGTTTATTGCATTACTTTTAAATGACCTTGACAAGAACTTAGCTCTATGCATGCATAACAATTTAACATGGCAAAGTATTTGAAACATATCTTAATTAATGAATAGCAAAGTGATAATAAAGATCCACTATGTTGGTGTCCTGTTCTTTATACATGGTGCATGGGAGATAATATATTGCAACACTGCTTGGGCATGATTAATTGATAGTAGCAACAAACAGAGTTCTCACATCGCATTTGATTGAATAATGAGTAAGGTTTTTGAAACCTTTTATGATTCCTTCAATTCTTAACtagtgatccatcatgcttgcatTACAAACCAAATAATGGAAGGATGCCGTATCCCTCCAGTCCTTTAACATTTAAACACTCATAGAAGACTCATACATGAGTAAGTAGCTAGTATCTTTAGTTGATcaaaggatatagtggaaatgggATAGTTGTTTGTTTCTTAGCTTTAACACCTTATATGAGTGGCTGGATACTTCCTCTTTGATTAGCCTTGGGGCACCAACTCATTGGGTTTATtcgctttctctttctctttcttttattttatttttctttctccttttcccatttttcattctctttttttctttttctaggtAGTGGATCATTGGTTTAAAGGCTAGGAGAAGGTTGGTTGGTCAACTAAAGAGAGTATCAATCGACTTACATATGCTTCAACGAGGAGGTTCGCCATTTAAAACACTAGACCGTCACACAAacatcaaccttcatattttaaagACACATAGGAATATAATTATTCATCATCGAATATGTGCTAAGTCCGCAATAACAAGAATAATGGGATGCATAGACTTTTATTTAAAGCTACTATCTCTCAATCAAGTATAACGAATGTTCCTCAATAATATCTCATTTGCATCAAATATAGCGAGGAGAACACAAAGGTAGTAAACATCTAATATCACTTCTCAAGTATTGATGAAACTATGCACAAGTATTTGATATGGTTAAAGTGCACACATAAATACAACAAAGGTGACATACCTTTTTTTAATCAATTCTCACATAAGCATGCAAATTATTTTCATTAAGATATTTAAGAATAGGATAATTTACTTCAGTAGCTCTTTCATAAGCATGCAAGGTATTTTTCATGATgatcttatttatttcaaagcaaAACTAGATACAAAAGAAATAAAGGACGCTCTAAAAATTTGCGAtcatgttgctcaaaaaacaaggTTTAGGGGTGTGCAAATCGAGAGTTTAAAGATGAGTCCAGTGGGGTTCCTTAGGCACCCCAATCTTATGGTATTAACCATTCTTGGATATctcttggtgtggtgttcctCTATTTCCTGTAAAAAGAACTTCAACACAAAAAATTctcccattcttttctatggggtgacattagtggtacaaGAATAATATGCTTGATTCCATTTTATTCAAAGATAAAATTATTTCTTCATGAACCAGAGAGCACATAATGTCCTACtcattctactatatcaaaagtttttttttaaatcattTTGATACTTAAAAGAATGGTCCTAATTAACATTAAGAGGGAGAATCTGTCAAgaattttagaaaaataaaaactgATTTTTCGACCACTTATACATGTCAGAAATTTTAGCAAATATTTGTGTATATATAGGATAAAAATTTCCAGATACTGTAAATTAATCAAGATTTTAGGAGATaccaaaaaatttagaaaaatcttgcactaaaaagtgcaacgcagaaatcagcaactccaattttgtttcacaacttttaacatccaaatgggtaaaacttggtactttattttAGAAACCAGAGAGTAAACTAAAAATAAACTATATTGCTACAGAAAGTAGGCATAGGAAAAACTAAAAACAATCAAAGGTAAATGAAAACATGATTCCCGCAAACATTCAAAAGGGATCATGAAGATAAAACTAGAACATGAGTTTGAAATGATTTACTTGAGATATTTGAAAGAAGAGGGGgttcatgggcatccccaagattatgaTCTTGCTACTTATGATCCTCTACTTCTTCCCCATCATATCTTGTTACTCATCTAAAAAAAGAAGTATTTTCATCTCCATGATACTCCAATGCCTACAAAATGGTTAGTTCTCCAAACAAATGATATGATGATTTCTACCAAGATGAAAACTATAGTAATTATTGGAAAACCATTTTATTCAAGAAGCTAACATATATAGAAAGGAAACactcttttttattttgttttaatgtaggaagagttttaatgatatagactttgcaatggttccattggcatgaacaacacatgcttaaggtcgaccccaacttctccattgctcatcctgttggagatatgcccaagaggcaataataaaagtgattattatatatctttatgtttatgatgaatTTTTATataacatgctataattgtattaaccgaaacattgatacatgtgtgatatgtaaacaacaaagagtccctagtatgcctcttaactagcttgttgattaacggatgattagtttcataatcatgaacattggatgttattaataacaaggttatatcattatgaatgatgtaatggacacacccaattaagcgtagcataagatcacgtcattaagttatttgctataaactttcgatacatagttacctagtccttatgaccatgagatcatgtaaatcacttataccggaaaggtactttgattacatcaaacaccactcgcgtaaatgggtggttataaaggtgggattaagtatccggaaagtatgagttgaggcatatggatcaacggtgggatttgtccatcccgatgacggatagatatactttgggccctctcggtggaatgtcgtctaatgtcttgcaagcatatgaataagttcataagagaccacataccacggtacgagtaaagagtacttgtcaggagacgaggttgaacaaggtatagagtgataccgatgatcaaacctcggacaagtaaaatatcgcgtgacaaagggaattggtatcttatgtgaatggttcattcgatcactaaagtcatcgttgaatatgtgggagccattatggatctccagatcccgctattggttattggtcggagaaatttctcacccatgtccacatagttcgcgaaccgtagggtgacacacttaaggtttgatgttgaaatggtagaacttgaatatggaatggagttcgaagtattgttcgaagtctcggatgggatcccggacatcacgaggagttcggaatggtccggagaataagattcatatataggaagtcattttatacgtttgaaaatgatccggtgattttacggaaggttctagaaggttctagaaaagtccggaaggaatcactaaggaaggaggagtcccggagggactccacctccccatggccggccaaccctagaggggggagtccaaggtggactccaccaagggggccggccaccccccctcatggaagggtgggaatcccacttgggtgggagtcccaccttgggtaggtttccctactacatggaaggttttggtttcgggtcttattcgaagacttggagtccaatacttgggggttccacctatataatgaggggcataggggagggggccggccaccacaagccctcaaggaggccgcaccccatagtggccggcaaccccctctcccaaaccctagccgccccctctcctccacctctcccgcaacgtttagcgaagctccgccggagttctccatcgccaccgccaccacgtcgtcgtgctgccggattcaaggaggagctactacttccgctacccgctggaacggggagaaggacgtcgtcttcatcaacatcgaacgtgtgaccgagtacggaggtgctgcccgatcgtggcaccgtgatcaagatcttctacgcgcttttgcaagcggcaagtgatcgtctaccgcagcaacaagagcctcatcttgtaggcttt contains the following coding sequences:
- the LOC124683220 gene encoding uncharacterized protein LOC124683220; translated protein: MEEYLANMKTLRCYMNDLEEEAAKRSADEQRQRTAIDAHDSDTALVRAQAKQVSDEAEHLAKARAQVCVEMVEKQGRIAALEMECATLKQTLELLHQEITSTTTKLSEKRLFYTKTAETLTVKLQEHQDWLGSNKNKMVAAEPFVEAPPNTQNFVEGTGSSKQKVK